A section of the Kribbella sp. HUAS MG21 genome encodes:
- a CDS encoding carbohydrate ABC transporter permease, whose product MKRRRFPWFAYLVVILGAVAMVMPFLDMVMSSFKGAGEYGVIPYQFLPSSFDLANYREAFAQLELPRLFRNSVIVTVSVTVSVLVTSAMAGYALAKLRFRGRAVIFRFILATMMLPPFLLLIPTFLIMLNWPLAGGNDLLGRGGDGGLTTSLLALILPFTVSGFGIFLMRQFMVSLPDEMLEAAKIDGANQWQIWRLIVLPQTRPVAITLGLITFIGTWNEYIWTLLISSSDPSLQTLPVGIQLLQSFLDPDRTMPIVMAGLVISTLPVLVVFLLFQKYYVRGVVLSGLK is encoded by the coding sequence GTGAAGCGGCGGCGGTTCCCGTGGTTCGCGTACCTGGTCGTGATCCTCGGCGCGGTGGCGATGGTGATGCCGTTCCTGGACATGGTGATGAGCTCGTTCAAGGGCGCGGGGGAGTACGGCGTGATCCCGTACCAGTTCCTGCCGTCGTCGTTCGACCTCGCCAACTATCGGGAGGCTTTCGCGCAGCTCGAGTTGCCGCGGCTGTTCCGGAACAGCGTGATCGTCACGGTGAGCGTGACGGTGTCGGTGCTGGTCACGTCCGCGATGGCCGGGTACGCGCTGGCCAAGCTGCGGTTCCGCGGCCGGGCGGTGATCTTCCGGTTCATCCTCGCGACGATGATGCTGCCGCCGTTCCTGCTGCTGATCCCGACGTTCCTGATCATGCTCAACTGGCCGCTGGCCGGCGGCAACGACCTCCTCGGGCGCGGCGGCGACGGCGGGCTGACGACCAGTCTGCTCGCGCTGATCCTGCCGTTCACGGTGTCCGGGTTCGGGATCTTCCTGATGCGCCAGTTCATGGTCTCGCTGCCGGACGAGATGCTCGAGGCGGCCAAGATCGACGGCGCGAACCAGTGGCAGATCTGGCGGCTGATCGTGCTGCCGCAGACCCGGCCGGTCGCGATCACGCTCGGCCTGATCACGTTCATCGGCACCTGGAACGAGTACATCTGGACGCTGCTGATCTCGTCGTCGGACCCGTCGCTGCAGACTCTGCCGGTCGGGATCCAGTTGCTGCAGAGCTTCCTCGACCCGGACCGGACGATGCCGATCGTGATGGCCGGCCTGGTGATCAGCACGCTGCCGGTGCTCGTCGTGTTCCTGCTGTTCCAGAAGTACTACGTCCGCGGCGTCGTACTCAGCGGCCTGAAGTGA
- a CDS encoding PIG-L family deacetylase, whose product MTRTVLAVGAHIGDMDLTAGPTLAKLALEGAATTIVALTPGERGHPRMTPADYKKQKIAEGTAFAEAIGADFQVLEHSDGFLPDTDDVAFELARIIREKQPDTIITHWKHSIHRDHEHTAVLAERARFLAGLPIDPEDDLAAITPYPSEAGKLAALPRHGVRSFLHAENWEDMEGFTPTMYVPIPDEAFHRWIGAIRHQAFARGETYGFRYIDYYTALMTTRGCLAGYPRACAFHANPTPEVTKLAGP is encoded by the coding sequence GTGACCAGAACAGTGCTCGCCGTCGGGGCGCACATCGGCGACATGGACCTGACCGCCGGGCCGACGCTGGCCAAGCTCGCGCTCGAGGGCGCGGCGACGACGATCGTCGCGCTGACGCCGGGCGAGCGCGGGCACCCGCGGATGACGCCGGCCGACTACAAGAAGCAGAAGATCGCCGAGGGTACGGCGTTCGCGGAGGCGATCGGCGCCGACTTCCAGGTGCTCGAGCACAGCGACGGGTTCCTCCCGGACACCGACGACGTGGCGTTCGAGCTGGCCCGGATCATCCGCGAGAAGCAGCCCGACACGATCATCACGCACTGGAAGCACTCCATCCACCGCGACCACGAGCACACCGCGGTACTGGCCGAACGCGCCCGTTTCCTGGCCGGGCTGCCGATCGACCCGGAGGACGACCTCGCGGCGATCACGCCGTACCCCTCGGAAGCCGGGAAGCTCGCCGCGCTGCCGCGGCACGGGGTGCGCAGCTTCCTGCACGCGGAGAACTGGGAGGACATGGAGGGATTCACGCCGACGATGTACGTGCCGATCCCCGACGAGGCCTTCCACCGGTGGATCGGCGCGATCCGCCACCAGGCGTTCGCGCGCGGCGAGACGTACGGCTTCCGGTACATCGACTACTACACGGCGCTCATGACGACGCGCGGCTGCCTGGCCGGCTATCCCCGAGCCTGCGCCTTCCACGCGAACCCGACACCGGAGGTCACCAAGCTCGCCGGACCGTAG
- a CDS encoding ChbG/HpnK family deacetylase, translated as MAEVRLVVQSDDFGMCHAVNVGTVQAFREGIVTQVSTMAACPWFTEAAALAREFGIPVGVHQTLTCEWDFLRWRPLTDGPSLVGEDGTFRRTVEEARAGIGHADAVRELSAQAAKFAAEGLAVEYLDYHMGSSVPAAYDEVSAAIGKPFIYGAEESKRFASIEVLSDRDAADKKPWMLDYLNKLTPGVHLLVTHCAAPHPELASLHRPGSDTYRWAEEYRLSDQSVVLDPDIHQAIKNRSIQLTTVQAAFS; from the coding sequence GTGGCCGAGGTTCGGTTGGTGGTGCAGAGCGACGACTTCGGGATGTGTCACGCGGTCAACGTGGGGACCGTACAGGCGTTCCGGGAGGGGATCGTCACGCAGGTGTCGACGATGGCGGCGTGCCCTTGGTTCACCGAGGCGGCGGCGCTGGCGCGGGAGTTCGGGATCCCGGTCGGCGTGCACCAGACGCTGACGTGCGAGTGGGACTTCCTGCGCTGGCGGCCGTTGACGGACGGTCCGTCGTTGGTGGGGGAGGACGGCACGTTCCGTCGTACGGTCGAGGAGGCTCGGGCCGGGATCGGTCACGCGGACGCGGTCCGTGAGTTGTCCGCGCAGGCGGCGAAGTTCGCGGCGGAAGGGCTGGCGGTCGAGTATCTCGACTACCACATGGGCTCGTCGGTGCCGGCGGCGTACGACGAGGTGTCGGCGGCGATCGGCAAGCCGTTCATCTACGGCGCCGAGGAGTCCAAGCGCTTCGCCTCGATCGAGGTCCTCAGCGACCGTGACGCAGCGGACAAGAAGCCCTGGATGCTCGACTACCTGAACAAGCTGACCCCTGGCGTCCACCTCCTGGTGACCCATTGCGCAGCGCCACACCCCGAGCTCGCGTCCCTCCACCGCCCCGGCTCCGACACCTACCGCTGGGCCGAGGAATATCGCCTCTCCGACCAGTCCGTCGTCCTGGACCCCGACATCCACCAGGCCATCAAGAACCGCTCCATCCAACTCACCACAGTCCAAGCCGCCTTCTCCTGA
- a CDS encoding GNAT family N-acetyltransferase has protein sequence MRNGCPRAAITHDSANGADAIRHDSTQFAVGGGGTAEVGYWTAAPEARGRGVAPVAVRAVCGWAFEVRGLDLIEWRAESGTSPRAGWRRRPAS, from the coding sequence GTGAGAAATGGCTGTCCGCGCGCTGCCATCACCCACGACTCGGCGAACGGCGCCGACGCCATTCGCCACGACTCGACGCAGTTTGCGGTCGGGGGCGGGGGGACGGCGGAGGTCGGGTACTGGACGGCGGCGCCGGAGGCGCGCGGACGAGGTGTTGCGCCGGTGGCGGTGCGGGCGGTGTGCGGGTGGGCGTTCGAGGTGCGGGGACTGGACTTGATCGAGTGGCGGGCGGAGTCGGGAACGTCGCCTCGCGCCGGGTGGCGGAGAAGGCCGGCTTCCTGA
- a CDS encoding GNAT family protein, protein MAGGVGNVASRRVAEKAGFLIEGQLRMRLVHRGMRVDAWVGSLVRDEIS, encoded by the coding sequence GTGGCGGGCGGAGTCGGGAACGTCGCCTCGCGCCGGGTGGCGGAGAAGGCCGGCTTCCTGATCGAGGGGCAGTTGCGGATGCGGCTGGTGCATCGGGGGATGCGGGTCGACGCCTGGGTCGGGTCGTTGGTCAGGGACGAGATTTCCTGA
- a CDS encoding AraC family transcriptional regulator, producing MHKSPQLLGAGVHTAAPGKDYPSHAHTSWELVYYVRGRVTCPVGDTTYDATPGTVLLTPPNTWHAEQSRTGYANRFLQVDAAATYPWPRLCYDDGEHTLRRVFDALVRETDSELRKLLLAELDLRLRRAAATATTTAPATPAEQLVVQAERLFEERFAGGLRIAQVAEELGVSPSGLRAAFTRLRNTSPQGALQAVRLRHALAHIRNSTLPLEVVADLTGYYSVSHLSRHVKAATGSSPGALRSPEFRKSRP from the coding sequence ATGCACAAATCGCCACAGCTGCTCGGCGCCGGCGTTCACACCGCCGCGCCCGGCAAGGACTACCCGTCGCACGCGCACACGTCGTGGGAGCTCGTGTACTACGTTCGCGGCCGCGTCACCTGCCCCGTCGGCGATACGACGTACGACGCAACGCCCGGGACGGTCCTGCTGACGCCGCCGAACACCTGGCACGCCGAACAGAGCCGCACCGGGTACGCGAACCGTTTCCTCCAGGTGGATGCGGCGGCGACCTACCCGTGGCCGCGGCTCTGCTACGACGACGGCGAGCACACCCTGCGCCGGGTCTTCGACGCCCTGGTCCGCGAAACCGACAGCGAACTTCGCAAGCTCCTCCTCGCTGAACTCGATCTCCGCCTCCGCCGAGCCGCAGCCACAGCCACAACCACAGCACCCGCAACGCCGGCAGAGCAGTTGGTCGTGCAGGCAGAGCGGCTGTTCGAGGAACGCTTCGCCGGCGGCCTCCGCATCGCACAGGTCGCCGAGGAGCTGGGCGTCTCGCCGTCAGGCCTACGTGCCGCGTTCACCCGGCTGCGCAACACCAGCCCGCAAGGCGCGCTCCAAGCAGTCCGTCTACGGCACGCCCTCGCCCACATCCGCAACTCGACGCTGCCGCTCGAGGTCGTCGCTGACCTCACCGGTTACTACTCGGTCAGCCACCTGTCCCGCCACGTCAAGGCGGCCACCGGTTCGTCGCCGGGCGCCCTCCGCAGCCCCGAGTTCAGGAAATCTCGTCCCTGA
- a CDS encoding phytanoyl-CoA dioxygenase family protein, with translation MDMGAALRDLGVTDDVLTPGEKEQLDRDGFLALEGILTAEEVSAINERLAELTAAEGDRAGLEVHQEKGTDRLADLVNKDGKFEVCFSHPRVLAAMQHVLGEFRLSSLNSRAALPGEGHQALHADFGQPVEPGAYEVCNSIWLLDDFTPENGATRVVPGSHRRGTMPTDELPDPTAPHPDQLQLTGRAGDVIIFNSHLWHGGTRNQTTAPRRAMHSYFAHRNLPQQLNQQTYLRPETYNRLTPAQHFILDVTSPA, from the coding sequence ATGGATATGGGTGCGGCGCTGCGGGACCTGGGTGTGACTGACGACGTCCTCACCCCGGGGGAGAAGGAACAGCTCGACCGGGACGGATTCCTCGCGCTGGAAGGGATTCTCACCGCGGAGGAGGTGTCGGCGATCAACGAGCGGCTGGCCGAACTGACCGCCGCGGAGGGCGATCGGGCCGGTCTCGAAGTACACCAGGAGAAGGGCACGGACCGGCTGGCGGACCTGGTGAACAAGGACGGGAAGTTCGAGGTGTGCTTCAGTCATCCGCGAGTGCTGGCGGCGATGCAGCACGTCCTGGGGGAGTTCCGGCTGTCGTCCCTGAACAGCCGCGCGGCGCTACCCGGCGAGGGCCACCAGGCCCTGCACGCCGACTTCGGTCAACCGGTCGAACCCGGCGCGTACGAGGTCTGCAACTCGATCTGGCTCCTCGACGACTTCACCCCGGAGAACGGCGCGACCCGCGTAGTCCCCGGCTCCCACCGCCGCGGCACCATGCCCACCGACGAACTACCCGATCCCACCGCCCCCCACCCCGACCAACTCCAACTCACCGGCCGCGCCGGCGACGTCATCATCTTCAACAGCCACCTCTGGCACGGCGGCACCCGCAACCAAACCACTGCCCCGCGGCGGGCGATGCACTCGTACTTCGCCCACCGCAACCTCCCCCAACAACTCAACCAACAGACCTACCTCCGCCCGGAAACCTACAACCGCCTAACCCCCGCCCAACACTTCATCCTCGACGTCACCAGCCCCGCCTGA
- a CDS encoding AI-2E family transporter has translation MTPSGDDDTSRATDTDLADATREAQEAAAKAEAAAGKSARSATEAAASARSADDAADDAADAARAADTSADNANDSAHRADESADEADDSADQAEAAAVAADADAKHDTNLADELLIEERHPSVGMGVPGPPIRRGNPFTFGFFAALGVLVAWGLWNALGQARSVLILLLVSMFIAVGLNPLVEWFMRRGLKRGLSVGVVFLLMILAVAGVGFAIVPVVSDQINSLIKNAPEWLDLLTKSKTLNDLNDRYQFIQKAQDYVQDPALAQRAFGGILGVGKVVANALFNTFTILILTLYFLASLPSVKRAAYSLVPATRRTRVSILGDEVLGRVGGYVSGQFLVALCAGIFMFIFLQIVGLREYAVALAIVVMFTAFIPMVGGLIGVVVVALIGFTDSLWVGIACLIYGVIYQQVENYVVAPRIMRRAVDIPGAVTVIAALLGGALLGVVGALLAIPSAAAILLIIREVWVRKADAS, from the coding sequence GTGACGCCATCCGGCGACGACGACACCTCCAGAGCGACCGACACCGACCTGGCCGACGCGACCCGCGAGGCACAGGAAGCAGCCGCCAAGGCCGAAGCCGCCGCCGGCAAGAGCGCACGCTCCGCCACCGAGGCCGCCGCCTCGGCCCGTTCCGCCGACGACGCGGCCGACGACGCCGCGGACGCCGCCCGCGCCGCAGACACCTCGGCCGACAACGCGAACGACTCCGCACACCGAGCCGACGAATCCGCGGACGAGGCGGACGACTCGGCCGATCAGGCGGAAGCGGCTGCGGTGGCGGCGGACGCGGATGCCAAACACGACACGAACCTCGCCGACGAACTGCTGATCGAGGAACGGCACCCGTCGGTCGGCATGGGCGTACCGGGCCCGCCGATCCGCCGCGGCAACCCGTTCACGTTCGGGTTCTTCGCGGCCCTCGGCGTCCTCGTCGCCTGGGGCCTGTGGAACGCGCTCGGCCAGGCGCGCTCCGTCCTGATCCTGCTCCTGGTCTCGATGTTCATCGCCGTCGGCCTGAACCCGCTCGTCGAGTGGTTCATGCGCCGCGGCCTGAAGCGCGGCCTGTCGGTCGGCGTGGTGTTCCTGCTGATGATCCTCGCGGTCGCCGGCGTCGGGTTCGCGATCGTGCCGGTGGTCTCCGACCAGATCAACAGCCTGATCAAGAACGCCCCCGAGTGGCTGGACCTGCTGACCAAGTCCAAGACCCTGAACGACCTGAACGACAGGTACCAGTTCATCCAGAAGGCCCAGGACTACGTCCAGGACCCGGCGCTCGCGCAGCGCGCGTTCGGCGGCATCCTCGGCGTCGGCAAGGTGGTCGCGAACGCCCTGTTCAACACGTTCACGATCCTGATCCTGACGCTGTACTTCCTCGCGTCGTTGCCGTCGGTCAAGCGAGCGGCGTACAGCCTGGTCCCCGCCACCCGTCGTACCCGCGTCTCGATCCTCGGCGACGAGGTCCTGGGTCGGGTCGGCGGCTACGTCAGCGGCCAGTTCCTGGTGGCGCTGTGCGCGGGCATCTTCATGTTCATCTTCCTGCAGATCGTGGGGCTGCGCGAGTACGCCGTGGCGCTGGCGATCGTGGTGATGTTCACCGCGTTCATCCCGATGGTGGGTGGCCTGATCGGCGTCGTCGTGGTCGCGCTGATCGGCTTCACCGACAGCCTCTGGGTCGGTATCGCCTGCCTGATCTACGGCGTCATCTACCAGCAGGTCGAGAACTACGTCGTCGCACCCCGCATCATGCGCCGCGCCGTCGACATCCCCGGCGCCGTCACCGTCATCGCCGCCCTCCTCGGCGGCGCCCTCCTCGGCGTGGTCGGCGCCCTCCTCGCCATCCCGTCCGCCGCCGCCATCCTCCTCATCATCCGAGAAGTCTGGGTCCGCAAGGCCGACGCCTCGTAG
- a CDS encoding transposase — protein sequence MPDESSLPFFDRTATAAGGFPVSRRGYDKQAVDDYVRALEMQLVEARHRADELQRSVAPLQQQLEETRRQLEASANPSYAGLGDRAAQILRLAQDQASEALEEAKREAEELRANAAKEAAAARATGEREAEDIRTVALNEADSMRRTAEGDAAELRRTAETEAAEVLQAARRKAEQLQLTAESQASTLKNGALHEAEKIRTAIQRESAALRARLADEREQQAKELADKHQQIAADTENLTTQMKEAAEASERRVAEATEQARKIRAEAEESAERTLARARREAEQLLTTARTRAEAELANAADEAERSRTVVARETERLAKRRDGILTQIAGLNEIASNIARQAAELDSETAAAPYVNPFARPKESTPTGNPFAPTPDTTDTGSSTSGTPYSPTQSSTSTASPTSTSGSTSASSAGSGTSAASGSTYSGSPESTDATAPGSTAAGSAGSSAGSSDGSGFASDNPFAGATPAASPFAGDSGEASYEDEDGPFTGASPFVGVAAGDARVDETRIDTGLRVDPKDADDLAGKTSRTGGGPADDGEDEPKDATMVDEFRLSDLAGEETQVQTRPSAPAKSSGGASSADAKTDAASSRARSPKDKM from the coding sequence ATGCCTGACGAGTCGAGCCTGCCGTTCTTCGACCGCACGGCGACCGCGGCCGGGGGCTTCCCGGTCAGCCGTCGTGGGTACGACAAGCAGGCCGTGGACGACTACGTCCGCGCGCTGGAGATGCAACTCGTCGAGGCCAGACACCGCGCCGACGAGTTGCAGCGCAGCGTCGCGCCGCTGCAGCAGCAGCTCGAGGAGACCCGGCGCCAGCTCGAGGCCAGTGCGAACCCGTCGTACGCCGGGCTCGGCGACCGGGCCGCGCAGATCCTCCGGCTCGCCCAGGACCAGGCGTCCGAGGCGCTCGAGGAGGCCAAGCGCGAGGCCGAGGAGCTGCGCGCGAACGCGGCCAAGGAGGCGGCCGCCGCGCGGGCGACCGGCGAGCGCGAGGCGGAGGACATCCGCACGGTCGCGCTGAACGAGGCGGACAGCATGCGCCGTACGGCCGAGGGCGACGCGGCCGAGTTGCGTCGTACGGCGGAGACCGAGGCCGCCGAGGTGCTGCAGGCCGCGCGGCGGAAGGCCGAGCAGCTGCAGCTGACGGCCGAGTCGCAGGCGAGCACGCTGAAGAACGGCGCGCTGCACGAGGCCGAGAAGATCCGCACCGCCATCCAGCGCGAGTCCGCGGCGCTGCGGGCCCGGCTGGCCGACGAGCGCGAGCAGCAGGCCAAGGAGCTCGCCGACAAGCACCAGCAGATCGCGGCCGACACCGAGAACCTGACCACCCAGATGAAGGAGGCCGCCGAGGCGTCCGAGCGCCGGGTGGCCGAGGCGACCGAGCAGGCGCGCAAGATCCGCGCCGAGGCCGAGGAGTCGGCCGAGCGGACGCTCGCGCGGGCGCGGCGGGAGGCCGAGCAGCTGCTCACCACCGCCCGGACCCGCGCCGAGGCCGAGCTCGCGAACGCCGCCGACGAGGCCGAGCGGTCCCGCACGGTCGTCGCCCGCGAGACCGAGCGCCTGGCGAAGCGCCGCGACGGCATCCTCACCCAGATCGCCGGCCTGAACGAGATCGCCAGCAACATCGCCCGCCAAGCCGCCGAACTCGACTCCGAAACCGCCGCGGCACCGTACGTGAACCCATTCGCCCGCCCCAAGGAGTCCACCCCCACCGGCAACCCCTTCGCCCCCACCCCGGACACCACCGACACCGGCTCCTCCACGTCCGGTACGCCGTACTCCCCGACGCAGAGCTCCACGTCCACCGCCAGCCCCACCTCCACGTCGGGCTCCACCTCCGCGTCGTCCGCCGGATCCGGCACCTCCGCCGCGTCAGGCTCGACGTACTCCGGCTCGCCGGAGTCGACGGACGCCACCGCCCCGGGCTCGACCGCGGCGGGTTCGGCCGGGTCCTCTGCCGGCAGCTCGGACGGGAGTGGGTTTGCGTCGGACAACCCGTTCGCGGGGGCGACGCCTGCGGCGAGCCCGTTCGCGGGGGACTCGGGTGAGGCGTCGTACGAGGACGAGGACGGACCGTTCACCGGGGCCAGCCCGTTCGTCGGGGTGGCGGCCGGGGACGCGCGGGTCGACGAGACCCGGATCGACACCGGCCTGCGGGTCGACCCGAAGGACGCCGACGACCTGGCCGGGAAGACGAGCCGTACCGGCGGCGGCCCCGCCGACGACGGCGAGGACGAGCCGAAGGATGCGACGATGGTCGACGAGTTCCGGCTGAGTGACCTCGCCGGCGAGGAGACTCAGGTCCAGACGCGGCCGTCCGCCCCGGCGAAGTCCTCCGGGGGTGCGTCGTCCGCCGACGCCAAGACCGATGCGGCCTCCTCGCGCGCACGATCCCCGAAGGACAAGATGTGA
- the ccrA gene encoding crotonyl-CoA carboxylase/reductase: MKQILEAILSGDNAAVGELDVPDHYRGITVHADEAAMFEGLDSKEKDPRKSLHLDDVPTPELGPGEALVAVMASAINYNTVWTSIFEPVSTFAFLKRYGKLSPLTARHDLPYHVVGSDLAGVVLRTGPGVNAWKPGDEVVAHCLSVELESPDGHNDTMLDSEQRIWGFETNFGGLAEIALVKSNQLMPKPAHLTWEEAASPGLVNSTAYRQLVSANGANMKQGDVVLIWGASGGLGSYATQFALNGGAIPVCVVSSPEKAEICRAMGAELIIDRTAEGYRFWKDETTQDQKEWKRFGARIRELTGGDDPDIVFEHPGRETFGASVYVARKGGTIVTCASTSGFMHEYDNRYLWMNLKRIIGSHFANYREAWEANRLIARGMVHPTVSKVYPLEDTAQAAYDVHRNLHQGKVGVLTLAPSEGLGVRDTALREKHLDRINRFRDR, translated from the coding sequence GTGAAGCAGATCCTTGAAGCGATCCTCTCCGGCGACAACGCCGCCGTCGGAGAGCTCGACGTACCGGACCACTACCGCGGGATCACCGTGCACGCCGACGAGGCGGCCATGTTCGAGGGGCTGGACAGCAAGGAGAAGGATCCGCGCAAGAGCCTGCACCTCGACGACGTGCCGACGCCCGAGCTAGGGCCGGGCGAGGCGCTGGTCGCGGTGATGGCGAGCGCGATCAACTACAACACCGTGTGGACGTCGATCTTCGAGCCGGTCTCGACGTTCGCGTTCCTGAAGCGGTACGGGAAGCTGTCGCCGCTGACTGCCCGGCACGACCTGCCCTACCACGTGGTGGGCTCCGACCTCGCTGGCGTCGTACTGCGCACCGGGCCGGGTGTGAACGCCTGGAAGCCCGGCGACGAGGTGGTCGCGCACTGCCTGTCGGTCGAGCTGGAGTCGCCGGACGGGCACAACGACACGATGCTCGACTCCGAGCAACGGATCTGGGGCTTCGAGACCAACTTCGGCGGGCTCGCGGAGATCGCGCTGGTGAAGTCGAACCAGCTGATGCCGAAGCCGGCGCACCTCACCTGGGAGGAGGCCGCGTCGCCCGGGCTGGTGAACAGTACGGCGTACCGGCAGCTGGTGTCGGCCAACGGCGCCAACATGAAGCAGGGCGACGTCGTACTGATCTGGGGCGCGTCCGGCGGCCTCGGTTCGTACGCGACCCAGTTCGCGCTGAACGGCGGGGCGATCCCGGTCTGCGTGGTGTCGTCGCCGGAGAAGGCGGAGATCTGCCGGGCGATGGGCGCCGAGCTGATCATCGACCGGACCGCGGAGGGGTACCGGTTCTGGAAGGACGAGACGACCCAGGACCAGAAGGAGTGGAAGCGGTTCGGCGCGCGGATCCGCGAGCTGACCGGCGGGGACGACCCGGACATCGTGTTCGAGCACCCGGGACGGGAGACGTTCGGGGCCTCGGTGTACGTCGCCCGCAAGGGCGGGACGATCGTGACCTGCGCGTCGACGTCGGGGTTCATGCACGAGTACGACAACCGGTACCTGTGGATGAACCTGAAACGGATCATCGGCTCGCACTTCGCCAACTACCGCGAGGCCTGGGAGGCCAACCGGCTGATCGCCCGCGGCATGGTGCATCCGACGGTCAGCAAGGTGTACCCGCTGGAGGACACCGCGCAGGCGGCGTACGACGTGCACCGCAACCTGCACCAGGGCAAGGTCGGCGTCCTCACCCTGGCCCCGTCCGAAGGCCTCGGCGTCCGCGACACCGCCCTGCGGGAGAAGCACCTCGACCGGATCAACCGCTTCCGCGACAGGTAG
- a CDS encoding sensor histidine kinase, with the protein MLKDSATDSLHGAPAGFEHDAFVHVSDADFVRRAAAFVREGLAAGETIVAVLPPGRIAVLRDALGPDQHAVGFADMTVAGGNPARLVPFWRDVLERHPGPVRGLAEAAYPGRSAAAYDEVLLHEALSDIAFAHDRSFRLYCAYDVTVGIDPTATHAGAEALAEKAFRTALDDVPDRAERWDFGPRELGEIRQWLSGQAASHGVSRDRLEDLSLALHEICTNSIRFGGGGGRLAVWIADGALLCDVTDRGRIDDLLVGRVLPPLDGLGGRGVWLANQLCDLVQLRSGEGFTQVRLHTRLR; encoded by the coding sequence GTGCTGAAGGACAGCGCCACCGACTCCTTGCACGGTGCGCCGGCCGGGTTCGAGCACGATGCCTTCGTCCATGTCTCGGACGCGGACTTCGTGCGGCGTGCGGCTGCGTTCGTCCGGGAGGGTCTGGCGGCGGGGGAAACCATCGTGGCCGTGCTGCCGCCGGGGCGGATCGCGGTACTGCGCGACGCCCTTGGTCCGGACCAGCACGCGGTCGGGTTCGCCGACATGACCGTTGCCGGCGGCAACCCGGCGCGGCTGGTCCCGTTCTGGCGCGACGTCCTCGAGCGGCATCCCGGGCCGGTGCGCGGGCTCGCCGAGGCGGCGTACCCGGGCCGGAGCGCCGCGGCGTACGACGAGGTGCTGCTGCACGAGGCGCTGTCCGACATCGCGTTCGCGCACGACCGGTCCTTCCGGTTGTACTGCGCGTACGACGTGACGGTCGGCATCGACCCGACGGCGACGCACGCGGGCGCGGAAGCTCTTGCGGAGAAGGCGTTCCGGACCGCGCTGGACGACGTACCGGACCGGGCCGAGCGGTGGGACTTCGGGCCGCGCGAGCTCGGCGAGATCCGGCAGTGGCTGAGCGGGCAGGCGGCGTCGCACGGGGTCTCGCGGGACCGGCTCGAGGACCTGTCGCTGGCGTTGCACGAGATCTGCACGAACAGCATCCGGTTCGGCGGCGGAGGCGGCCGGCTGGCGGTCTGGATCGCCGACGGCGCACTGCTCTGCGACGTGACGGATCGCGGCCGGATCGACGACCTGCTGGTCGGGCGGGTGCTGCCGCCGCTCGACGGACTCGGCGGGCGCGGGGTCTGGCTGGCGAACCAGCTGTGCGATCTGGTGCAGCTCCGGTCGGGCGAAGGTTTCACTCAGGTAAGGCTTCACACGCGCCTTCGCTGA
- the mce gene encoding methylmalonyl-CoA epimerase — protein MDQLFDAIDHVGIAVADFDEAVRYYADVFGMTVAHEEINEEQGVREAMLSVGDSGSSIQLLAPLSDASPIAKFLDQRGPGIQQLAYRVGDIDAVCEVLRERGARLLYDVPKRGTAGSRVNFIHPKSAGGVLVELVEPSATHS, from the coding sequence ATGGACCAGCTGTTCGACGCGATCGACCATGTCGGCATCGCGGTCGCCGACTTCGACGAGGCCGTGCGGTACTACGCCGACGTGTTCGGGATGACCGTGGCGCACGAGGAGATCAACGAGGAGCAGGGCGTCCGGGAGGCGATGCTCTCGGTCGGCGACTCGGGTTCCTCGATTCAGTTGCTGGCGCCGCTGTCGGACGCGTCGCCGATCGCGAAGTTCCTCGACCAGCGCGGCCCCGGCATCCAGCAGCTCGCGTACCGGGTCGGCGACATCGACGCGGTCTGCGAGGTACTACGGGAACGCGGCGCGCGTCTGCTGTACGACGTACCGAAACGCGGCACGGCCGGCTCCCGGGTCAACTTCATCCACCCGAAGTCGGCCGGTGGCGTGCTCGTCGAACTGGTGGAGCCTTCAGCTACTCACAGCTGA